From Micromonospora rhizosphaerae, the proteins below share one genomic window:
- a CDS encoding glycerophosphodiester phosphodiesterase, translating to MGHPLVFAHRGSSYDLPEHTLAAYLRALDEGADGLECDVRLTRDGHLVCVHDRRLDRTSNGHGLVSARTLAELETLDFGSWHPGAVPAEGDELLDSSHTQLLTLERLLDAVLAAGRPVRLLVETKHPSRYGRDVERRLVALLRRYGLADPRPDDPVQVTVMSFSPLAVRRIRDLAPGLPTVLLLEVLPRWLRLGRLPFGTRIAGPGIALVRARPQLIPALHAAGNQVYVWTVNEPDDLELVLDAGVDGVITDRPARTLARLGR from the coding sequence ATGGGCCACCCCCTGGTCTTCGCGCACCGCGGCTCCTCGTACGACCTGCCCGAGCACACTCTCGCCGCCTATCTGCGCGCCCTCGACGAGGGCGCCGACGGGCTGGAGTGCGACGTCCGGCTGACCCGGGACGGGCACCTGGTCTGCGTGCACGACCGCCGGCTGGACCGGACGAGCAACGGCCACGGACTGGTCAGCGCGCGCACCCTTGCCGAGCTGGAGACGCTCGACTTCGGCTCCTGGCACCCGGGCGCGGTGCCGGCCGAGGGGGACGAGCTGCTCGACTCGTCGCACACCCAGCTGCTCACCCTGGAGCGACTGCTCGACGCCGTGCTGGCCGCCGGTCGGCCGGTCCGGCTGCTGGTGGAGACGAAGCACCCCTCCCGGTACGGCCGGGACGTGGAACGCCGCCTGGTCGCCCTGCTGCGCCGGTACGGGCTGGCCGACCCCAGACCGGACGACCCGGTACAGGTCACCGTGATGTCCTTCTCCCCGCTCGCCGTACGCCGGATCCGCGACCTCGCCCCCGGCCTGCCCACGGTGCTGCTGCTGGAGGTGCTGCCGCGCTGGCTGCGGCTCGGCCGGCTGCCCTTCGGCACCCGGATCGCCGGGCCGGGGATCGCGCTGGTCCGGGCCCGGCCGCAGCTCATCCCCGCGCTGCACGCCGCCGGCAACCAGGTCTACGTCTGGACGGTCAACGAGCCGGACGACCTGGAACTGGTCCTCGACGCCGGGGTGGACGGCGTGATCACCGACCGGCCGGCCCGGACGCTGGCCCGGCTGGGCCGCTGA
- a CDS encoding rhodanese-like domain-containing protein codes for MFGPQVPSVPASAVADDTYLLDVREDDEWQAGHAPAAHHLPMMELPGRLAEVPNDREVAVICRSGGRSAQVVAYLMRNGWDQVRNVEGGMGDWAAAGRPVVTADGQPGRVL; via the coding sequence GTGTTCGGACCCCAGGTTCCCAGCGTGCCCGCGTCGGCCGTCGCCGACGACACCTACCTGCTCGACGTCCGGGAGGACGACGAGTGGCAGGCCGGCCACGCGCCGGCCGCCCACCACCTGCCGATGATGGAGCTGCCCGGCCGGCTGGCCGAGGTGCCGAACGACCGGGAGGTGGCGGTGATCTGCCGCTCCGGTGGTCGCTCCGCGCAGGTGGTCGCCTATCTGATGCGCAACGGCTGGGACCAGGTGCGCAACGTCGAGGGCGGGATGGGCGACTGGGCCGCCGCCGGCCGGCCGGTGGTCACCGCCGACGGGCAGCCGGGCCGGGTCCTCTAG
- a CDS encoding LCP family protein has product MLATLAVGGLHWLTDRYDRTVAKEQLLDPAARQKRTDLSGALNYLLVGSDRRPGATGEDQRSDTILIVHVPAGMRQAYLISIPRDLLVAIPPAPGYGGGSDKINAAYEHGGGGQAGARLLSAALTRLTGIRFDGSALVDFSGFKRVIDLLGGIRMCVDTQVRSIHTKTLFTPGCHQMDGARALDYVRQRYDLPGGDYDRQRHQQQMLQAVLNKAGETRLRSDPVRLDQVLRAVGGSLTVDTNGVPLEDLLFAFRSLPADALRGVQVPSYPQTIDEVSYVVLDNDGNGLFDAIRGTRLPAWAGANPRWVTRL; this is encoded by the coding sequence CTGCTCGCCACGCTCGCCGTAGGCGGGTTGCACTGGCTGACCGATCGCTACGACCGCACGGTGGCCAAGGAGCAACTGCTCGACCCGGCCGCCCGGCAGAAGCGGACCGACCTCTCCGGCGCGCTCAACTACCTGCTGGTCGGCTCCGACCGCCGCCCGGGGGCCACGGGCGAGGACCAGCGCTCGGACACCATCCTGATCGTGCACGTGCCGGCCGGCATGCGGCAGGCGTACCTGATTTCGATCCCGCGCGATCTCCTGGTCGCCATCCCGCCCGCGCCCGGGTACGGCGGCGGCTCGGACAAGATCAATGCGGCGTACGAGCACGGCGGGGGCGGCCAGGCCGGCGCCCGTCTGCTCTCCGCCGCCCTGACCCGGCTCACCGGCATCCGCTTCGACGGCTCCGCCCTGGTCGACTTCTCCGGCTTCAAGCGGGTCATCGACCTGCTCGGTGGGATTCGGATGTGCGTTGACACCCAGGTCCGCTCGATCCACACCAAGACCCTCTTCACCCCCGGCTGCCACCAGATGGACGGCGCGCGGGCGCTGGACTACGTCCGCCAGCGCTACGACCTGCCCGGCGGCGACTACGACCGGCAACGGCACCAGCAGCAGATGCTCCAAGCCGTGCTGAACAAGGCCGGCGAGACGCGCCTGCGCAGTGATCCGGTGAGGCTGGACCAGGTGCTCCGGGCGGTGGGCGGCTCGCTGACCGTGGACACCAACGGCGTACCCCTGGAGGACCTGCTCTTCGCGTTCCGGTCGCTGCCCGCGGACGCGCTGCGCGGGGTGCAGGTTCCGTCGTACCCGCAGACCATCGACGAGGTCTCCTACGTGGTGCTCGACAACGACGGCAACGGCCTCTTCGACGCGATCCGCGGCACCCGGCTGCCGGCGTGGGCCGGTGCCAATCCCCGCTGGGTCACCCGGCTGTAG